One stretch of Arachis hypogaea cultivar Tifrunner chromosome 20, arahy.Tifrunner.gnm2.J5K5, whole genome shotgun sequence DNA includes these proteins:
- the LOC112786365 gene encoding uncharacterized protein, translating into MGGDFNEILEVEDRFGCNTLTQNSLLFREWVEAMELLELELRDRKYTWYGGRSCRRIDRVFIHVELQECFDIVRLKMLSRSLSDHCLLLVDSGVVDWGPKPFRTIDAWLTHAGFKETVRKEWEKSRERNLLEKLDLLKRPLRVWNKEKFGSINCQIEKIESEIQSVDKCFAEGIQDECLLARNKALKILLEKWYERKDDYWRQMSRSRYATPLDRNTKYFHAVTKVKRRGKVMNSVCIDGEYIREPCTVKREIRRYFENLYREDKHLSIGFDMSLGKTSVKWLRIFFEKGILPKKANLTWVTLAHKEGGSDDLKDYRSISMVGCVYKVVAKILSKRLQPVMPELVGEEQSAFVSGRKIVDGALIVCESFEEHVFRRGVEIMDKDLFIDSIYVLNSMLGRLCEKGRIRSLDVGHNRVSITYLQFADDTILFCPCDHESLMSYRRLLGGFKLMMGLKINYNKSVLIGVNYNNEEVELACKTLGCRNGSLPMNYLGIPLGANPRRIEI; encoded by the exons ATGGGAGGAGACTTCAATGAGATATTGGAAGTGGAGGATAGGTTCGGGTGTAACACGCTAACCCAGAACAGCTTACTGTTTAGGGAGTGGGTGGAGGCTATGGAGTTATTGGAACTGGAGTTACGGGATCGAAAATACACTTGGTATGGAGGTCGCTCATGTAGAAGAATTGATAGGGTGTTTATTCATGTTGAATTGCAAGAATGTTTTGATATAGTTCGTCTGAAGATGCTGTCGAGAAGTTTATCTGACCATTGTCTATTGTTGGTGGATTCTGGAGTTGTCGATTGGGGTCCTAAGCCGTTTCGAACGATAGATGCGTGGTTGACACATGCTGGATTCAAAGAAACAGTAAGAAAGGAGTGGGAGAAATCAAGGGAAAGAAACTTATTGGAAAAATTAGACTTGTTGAAGCGACCTCTTAGAGTTTGGAATAAAGAAAAATTTGGATCCATCAACTGCCAAATAGAGAAGATAGAGTCTGAAATTCAAAGTGTGGATAAGTGCTTTGCTGAGGGTATCCAAGATGAGTGTCTACTTGCACGAAACAAGGCCTTGAAGATTTTGTTGGAAAAATGGTATGAGCGAAAAGATGATTATTGGAGACAAATGTCAAGATCGAGGTATGCTACACCGCTAGATCGAAACACCAAATACTTTCATGCGGTGACTAAGGTGAAAAGGAGGGGTAAGGTTATGAATTCAGTTTGTATTGATGGAGAATATATAAGGGAGCCGTGCACAGTTAAAAGAGAGATAAGACGGTATTTTGAGAATTTATACAGGGAGGATAAGCATTTATCAATTGGGTTTGATATGTCCTTG GGGAAGACTTCAGTCAAGTGGTTGAGGATTTTTTTTGAGAAGGGAATTTTACCGAAGAAGGCCAATTTGACATGGGTTACTCTTGCTCATAAGGAGGGGGGATCGGACGATCTGAAAGACTATAGGTCAATCAGTATGGTTGGCTGTGTTTATAAAGTGGTAGCTAAGATACTATCAAAAAGACTTCAACCAGTTATGCCAGAATTAGTAGGGGAGGAGCAATCTGCTTTTGTGAGTGGGAGGAAGATTGTTGACGGAGCTCTTATAGTGTGTGAG AGTTTTGAAGAGCATGTGTTTCGGCGAGGTGTGGAGATCATGGATAAGGACTTGTTTATCGACAGCATCTAT GTCCTAAATAGTATGTTGGGAAGATTATGTGAGAAGGGTCGGATTAGATCTCTTGACGTTGGTCATAATAGGGTTAGTATTACGTATCTTCAGTTTGCAGATGATACTATCCTATTTTGCCCGTGTGATCACGAGTCCCTAATGAGCTATAGAAGACTGTTAGGAGGGTTCAAGCTAATGATGGGATTGAAGATAAACTACAACAAATCTGTCTTGATCGGAGTAAATTATAACAATGAGGAGGTGGAGCTAGCTTGCAAGACGTTGGGTTGTAGAAATGGGTCGCTACCTATGAACTACTTGGGCATTCCGTTAGGCGCCAATCCAAGAAGAATAGAAATATGA
- the LOC112783881 gene encoding flavonoid 3'-monooxygenase: MVSSWSIAFATIALAILIYRIVKFVTRPSLPLPPGPKPWPIIGNLPHLGPVPHHAIAALAKVHGPLMHLRLGMVDVVVAASAKVAEQFLKVHDANFSSRPPNAGAKYIAYNYQDLVFAPYGPRWRMLRKISSLHLFSAKALDDFKHLRQGEVARLTKNIASSTDTSKAVNLGQLLNVCTTNALARVMIGRRVFNDGNGGCDPRADEFKSMVVEVMVLAGVFNIGDFIPCLEWLDLQGVQAKMKKLHKRFDSFLTSIVEEHKKNPNKSEKHKDMLSTLLSLQEASDDNDGTKLTDTEIKALLLNMFTAGTDTSSSTTEWAIAELIRNPRIMGQVQNELDSVVGRERHVTEEDLPNLPYLQAVVKETFRLHPSTPLSLPRVAAKSCEILGYHIPEGATLLVNVWAIARDPKEWAEPLEFRPERFLKGGEKADVDVRGNDFEVIPFGAGRRICAGMTLGLRMVQLLTATLVHSFDWELEGGLKQEDLNMDEAYGLTLQRALPLSVHPKPRLSSHVYSSSE, from the exons ATGGTGTCTTCATGGAGTATTGCCTTTGCCACAATCGCTTTGGCAATCCTCATATACCGTATCGTCAAGTTTGTTACCCGGCCGTCGTTACCACTACCCCCGGGCCCAAAGCCGTGGCCAATAATAGGAAACTTGCCACACTTGGGCCCAGTGCCCCACCATGCTATTGCAGCCCTAGCCAAAGTGCATGGTCCTCTCATGCACCTTAGACTAGGGATGGTAGACGTGGTGGTGGCCGCATCGGCGAAAGTAGCGGAGCAGTTCTTGAAGGTGCACGACGCCAATTTCAGTAGCAGGCCCCCAAATGCAGGGGCAAAGTACATAGCATATAACTATCAAGATCTTGTGTTTGCACCTTACGGACCAAGGTGGAGGATGCTCAGGAAAATTAGCTCACTTCATCTTTTCTCTGCCAAGGCCTTGGATGATTTCAAACACTTGCGTCAG GGAGAGGTTGCAAGATTGACCAAGAACATAGCAAGTAGCACAGACACATCAAAAGCTGTGAACTTAGGACAACTGTTAAATGTATGCACCACAAATGCATTGGCCAGGGTAATGATAGGAAGGAGAGTGTTCAATGATGGAAATGGTGGGTGTGATCCAAGAGCTGATGAGTTCAAATCAATGGTCGTGGAGGTTATGGTTTTGGCTGGAGTCTTCAACATTGGTGACTTTATTCCTTGTTTGGAGTGGCTAGACCTTCAAGGGGTCCAAGCCAAGATGAAGAAATTGCATAAGAGGTTTGATTCATTCTTAACAAGCATTGTTGAGGAGCACAAGAAGAATCCCAACAAAAGTGAGAAGCATAAGGATATGTTGAGTACTTTGTTGTCACTTCAAGAGGCTTCCGATGATAATGATGGCACCAAACTCACAGACACCGAGATCAAAGCTTTGCTTCTG AATATGTTTACTGCAGGAACAGACACATCATCAAGCACTACAGAATGGGCAATTGCAGAACTAATAAGGAACCCAAGAATCATGGGGCAAGTCCAGAATGAATTAGACAGTGTAGTAGGAAGGGAAAGGCACGTGACAGAAGAGGACTTGCCCAATTTGCCATACCTTCAAGCAGTGGTCAAAGAAACCTTCCGTTTGCACCCATCAACCCCACTTTCCCTCCCAAGAGTGGCAGCAAAGAGCTGTGAGATCTTAGGGTACCACATCCCAGAAGGTGCAACGCTCTTGGTCAATGTTTGGGCCATAGCCCGTGATCCAAAGGAATGGGCTGAACCATTGGAGTTCAGGCCCGAGAGGTTCCTAAAGGGTGGTGAGAAGGCTGATGTTGATGTTAGGGGGAATGACTTTGAGGTCATTCCCTTTGGTGCTGGGAGAAGGATATGTGCTGGGATGACTCTTGGGCTTAGAATGGTTCAGCTCTTGACAGCAACCTTGGTCCACTCATTTGATTGGGAGCTTGAGGGTGGCCTTAAACAGGAGGACCTCAACATGGATGAAGCATATGGGCTTACCCTTCAACGAGCTTTGCCTCTTTCGGTGCATCCAAAGCCCAGGCTTTCTTCTCATGTTTACTCATCATCTGAATAA